The following are encoded together in the Nocardioides okcheonensis genome:
- a CDS encoding sulfotransferase family protein, with protein sequence MKILYIVGVGRSGSTLLERVLGAQPGWVNAGELNALFSRVSRQDQRCGCGVPFSQCPFWVEVGEVAFGGWDAVTDEVARLQPRVVRQRYVPRMMTGAMPADARRELDTYLDRHERLYRAIAEVSGAEVVVDASKSTAQLFALRRIDGLDLRVLNLVRDPRGVASSWSKSDIRKPQSRDGEAMGTYSPHRLAVLWAALQAESTVLGSAATHATRVRYEDLVANPRTTVERALRAVGLPAAAGALDHVGDSSVELGPSHGVAGSRTRFVHGRIDLRLDDAWHTALPPVSQRVVTAITLPQLLTHGYVGRTPTRARTEATR encoded by the coding sequence ATGAAGATCCTCTACATCGTGGGTGTGGGCAGGTCCGGCAGCACGCTGCTGGAGCGGGTCCTGGGCGCGCAGCCGGGCTGGGTCAACGCCGGCGAGCTGAACGCCCTCTTCTCGCGCGTCTCGCGCCAGGACCAGCGCTGCGGGTGCGGCGTGCCGTTCTCGCAGTGCCCCTTCTGGGTCGAGGTCGGCGAGGTCGCCTTCGGCGGCTGGGACGCCGTGACCGACGAGGTCGCCCGGCTGCAGCCCCGCGTGGTGCGCCAGCGCTACGTCCCGCGGATGATGACCGGCGCGATGCCGGCCGACGCCCGTCGCGAGCTCGACACGTACCTCGACCGGCACGAGCGTCTCTACCGCGCGATCGCCGAGGTGTCGGGCGCCGAGGTCGTCGTCGACGCCAGCAAGTCGACCGCCCAGCTGTTCGCGCTGCGCCGCATCGACGGCCTCGACCTGCGCGTGCTCAACCTGGTCCGCGACCCGCGCGGCGTCGCGAGCTCGTGGAGCAAGTCCGACATCCGCAAGCCCCAGTCGCGCGACGGCGAGGCGATGGGGACCTACTCCCCGCACCGCCTCGCGGTGCTCTGGGCCGCGCTGCAGGCCGAGTCGACCGTGCTCGGCTCCGCCGCCACCCACGCCACCCGCGTGCGCTACGAGGACCTCGTCGCCAACCCCCGCACGACCGTCGAGCGGGCGCTGCGCGCAGTCGGCCTGCCGGCGGCCGCCGGCGCCCTGGACCACGTCGGCGACTCGAGCGTCGAGCTCGGTCCGAGCCACGGCGTCGCAGGCAGCCGCACCCGCTTCGTCCACGGCCGCATCGACCTGCGCCTGGACGACGCCTGGCACACCGCGCTGCCGCCGGTCTCGCAGCGGGTCGTCACCGCGATCACGCTGCCGCAGCTGCTCACCCACGGCTACGTCGGCCGCACGCCGACCCGGGCGCGCACGGAGGCGACCCGGTGA
- a CDS encoding sulfotransferase: protein MGARTPGVSVVYLGGFGRSGSTLVERVLGAVPGWVNVGEVVDLARSVAPHDELCGCGERFSACPVWSRVGEVAFGGWTDEVLERIRGAHRAAARQRHLPGLLPDLPRPRRGSAPSPALASLRADYAAIYRAVAEVTGSSVVIDASKGPALGQALAGAPDIDLRVLNVVRDPRAVAWSWQREVARPHDASGSDQMWRIPAHRAAAQWSGLQLEMASIARWGGVPSARLRYEDFVADPVGSLVAATTDLGLPLAPEQLPAVDDGAILLEPSHGLSGNPSRFRSGVVRLRRDEAWASEMPAGARAVVTGLTLPLLVDYGYAPAPRTAPTAAGAATGTAPDRRTVT, encoded by the coding sequence GTGGGGGCACGGACGCCGGGCGTGAGCGTGGTCTACCTCGGCGGCTTCGGCCGGTCGGGCTCGACGCTGGTCGAGCGGGTGCTGGGTGCGGTGCCCGGATGGGTCAATGTCGGCGAGGTCGTCGACCTGGCCCGCTCGGTCGCCCCGCACGACGAGCTCTGCGGGTGCGGTGAGCGGTTCTCGGCCTGCCCGGTCTGGTCGCGCGTCGGCGAGGTCGCCTTCGGCGGCTGGACCGACGAGGTCCTCGAGCGGATCCGCGGCGCCCACCGCGCGGCCGCCCGCCAGCGGCACCTGCCCGGCCTGCTGCCCGACCTGCCGCGTCCGCGGCGTGGGTCCGCCCCGTCGCCGGCGCTGGCGTCGTTGCGCGCCGACTACGCCGCGATCTACCGCGCGGTCGCGGAGGTCACCGGGTCGAGCGTCGTCATCGACGCCTCGAAGGGCCCGGCGCTCGGCCAGGCCCTGGCCGGAGCCCCCGACATCGACCTGCGCGTGCTCAACGTGGTGCGCGACCCGCGCGCCGTGGCCTGGTCCTGGCAGCGGGAGGTGGCGCGCCCCCACGACGCGTCGGGGTCGGACCAGATGTGGCGCATCCCCGCCCACCGCGCGGCCGCCCAGTGGAGCGGCCTCCAGCTGGAGATGGCCTCGATCGCGCGGTGGGGCGGCGTACCGTCCGCACGGCTGCGCTACGAGGACTTCGTCGCCGACCCGGTCGGCTCGCTGGTGGCCGCGACGACCGACCTCGGGCTCCCGCTCGCGCCCGAGCAGCTGCCCGCCGTCGACGACGGCGCGATCCTGCTCGAGCCCAGCCACGGCCTGTCCGGCAACCCGTCGCGCTTCCGGTCCGGCGTCGTCCGGCTGCGCCGCGACGAGGCGTGGGCCAGCGAGATGCCGGCCGGCGCCCGCGCGGTGGTGACCGGCCTGACCCTGCCGCTGCTCGTCGACTACGGCTACGCCCCCGCACCCCGAACCGCCCCGACCGCCGCCGGTGCGGCCACCGGGACCGCCCCCGACAGGAGGACCGTGACGTGA
- a CDS encoding sugar transferase: MTQARVRVDAPDEGLLATPIPLPRVSSEVGAPAPAASDPTAGRAWEAAELAALDDELSTLPSPRSRRAPGWAIWLDTVLASVLAVGAAATGMLSAPVALMSAVAWPLLLLSAGHYRRSPLGQDRLAGVWVVLATGLRGAVLALAVSPWLVADDLVALAELVAVFSVASAVPSLLVGARRPRLVLAGRPRDVREAMLELQATDRHEVVAACVTRRSKVPLDLPTYVGFDFSSQVAHRHGADAVVVLPGARLTPSEVRRLHWSLAGVGAELYLGTGLLDVEPQRTRVVSTGGIDVLHVTRPVLGGPRRLLKDVVERALALAAFVMALPLLAVLCLAIRLETPGPALFRQERIGRNGVPFTMLKLRSMGVDAEVVRQGLVAANEKDGVLFKIADDPRITRLGAKLRRYSLDELPQLWNVVRGDMSLVGPRPALPSEVAQYDIDPKRRLVVKPGVTGLWQVSGRSDLTWAESVRLDLKYVDNWSLGLDARILVRTVRAVLGHRGAY; the protein is encoded by the coding sequence ATGACGCAAGCCCGGGTCCGGGTGGACGCGCCGGACGAAGGCCTGCTCGCCACACCCATCCCGCTCCCGCGGGTCTCGAGCGAGGTGGGGGCGCCCGCGCCGGCGGCCTCCGACCCGACCGCGGGCCGGGCGTGGGAGGCGGCCGAGCTGGCTGCCCTCGACGACGAGCTGTCCACGCTGCCGAGCCCTCGGTCGCGTCGGGCACCCGGGTGGGCCATCTGGCTGGACACCGTCCTGGCGTCGGTGCTCGCCGTCGGTGCGGCCGCGACCGGGATGCTGTCGGCGCCCGTCGCGCTGATGTCGGCGGTGGCCTGGCCGCTGCTGCTCCTGTCCGCCGGCCACTACCGCCGCTCGCCGCTCGGCCAGGACCGGCTCGCCGGAGTGTGGGTGGTGCTCGCCACCGGCCTGCGCGGTGCGGTGCTCGCCCTCGCGGTCTCGCCCTGGCTCGTCGCCGACGATCTGGTCGCCCTCGCCGAGCTGGTGGCCGTGTTCAGCGTGGCCAGCGCGGTGCCGTCGCTGCTGGTCGGCGCCCGCCGACCGCGCCTCGTCCTGGCCGGACGACCGCGTGACGTGCGCGAGGCGATGCTCGAGCTGCAGGCCACCGACCGGCACGAGGTCGTGGCGGCCTGCGTCACCCGGCGCTCGAAGGTGCCGCTCGACCTGCCGACCTACGTCGGCTTCGACTTCTCCTCGCAGGTCGCCCACCGCCACGGCGCCGACGCGGTCGTCGTGCTCCCCGGCGCGCGCCTGACCCCGAGCGAGGTGCGACGACTGCACTGGTCGCTCGCCGGCGTGGGCGCGGAGCTCTACCTCGGCACCGGCCTGCTCGACGTCGAGCCCCAGCGCACCCGCGTGGTCAGCACCGGTGGCATCGACGTGCTCCACGTGACCCGTCCCGTCCTCGGCGGCCCGCGACGTCTCCTCAAGGACGTCGTCGAGCGCGCCCTGGCGCTCGCCGCGTTCGTGATGGCACTGCCGCTGCTCGCCGTGCTGTGCCTGGCGATCCGCCTCGAGACGCCCGGTCCCGCGCTGTTCCGCCAGGAGCGCATCGGGCGCAACGGCGTCCCGTTCACCATGCTCAAGCTGCGCTCGATGGGCGTCGACGCCGAGGTGGTGCGCCAGGGCCTGGTGGCGGCCAACGAGAAGGACGGCGTGCTGTTCAAGATCGCCGACGACCCGCGCATCACGCGTCTCGGGGCCAAGCTGCGCCGCTACTCCCTCGACGAGCTCCCCCAGCTGTGGAACGTCGTGCGCGGCGACATGTCGCTGGTGGGCCCGCGCCCCGCGCTGCCCTCGGAGGTCGCGCAGTACGACATCGACCCGAAGCGACGCCTCGTGGTCAAGCCCGGCGTCACCGGCCTGTGGCAGGTCTCCGGCCGCTCCGACCTCACCTGGGCCGAGTCGGTCCGCCTCGACCTGAAGTACGTCGACAACTGGTCGCTCGGGCTCGACGCGCGGATCCTGGTCCGCACCGTCCGCGCGGTGCTCGGCCACCGCGGGGCCTACTGA
- a CDS encoding sulfotransferase family protein has protein sequence MSRLPNFLYVGPDKAGSSWLHETLIKHPDVYLTPSKDLYFFDRYYDRGMGWYAAQFKDARDEKVVGEVCQDYLFHPEAAKRIHHELGDVSVMVSLRDPVDRAWSSYLYMRKHGIGPDTFAEALRSCPELLDHGRYATGLDRFLDLFPRERVHVALFDDLEADPQRFLDDVTAMLGVARQPLDDKEREARLPAAKARSVHLASAVRKGADWVREHDGARLVGAVKRSPLVHRVLYRPIDRAAVRPDHSDVLTVRRELDSEVTALESTFGLHLRESWGW, from the coding sequence GTGAGCCGTCTGCCCAACTTCCTCTACGTCGGTCCCGACAAGGCCGGGTCGTCGTGGCTGCACGAGACCCTCATCAAGCACCCCGACGTCTACCTCACTCCGTCGAAGGACCTCTACTTCTTCGACCGCTACTACGACCGCGGGATGGGCTGGTACGCCGCGCAGTTCAAGGACGCGCGGGACGAGAAGGTCGTCGGCGAGGTCTGCCAGGACTACCTCTTCCACCCCGAGGCCGCCAAGCGGATCCACCACGAGCTCGGCGACGTGTCGGTCATGGTGTCGCTGCGCGACCCGGTCGACCGCGCCTGGTCGTCCTACCTCTACATGCGCAAGCACGGCATCGGCCCCGACACCTTCGCGGAGGCGCTGCGCAGCTGCCCGGAGCTGCTCGACCACGGTCGCTACGCCACGGGTCTCGACCGCTTCCTCGACCTCTTCCCGCGCGAGCGTGTCCACGTGGCGCTGTTCGACGACCTCGAGGCCGACCCGCAGCGCTTCCTCGACGACGTGACCGCCATGCTCGGCGTCGCCCGCCAGCCGCTCGACGACAAGGAGCGCGAGGCCCGCCTGCCGGCCGCGAAGGCCCGCTCGGTCCACCTCGCCTCGGCCGTCCGCAAGGGCGCGGACTGGGTGCGCGAGCACGACGGCGCCCGGCTGGTCGGCGCGGTCAAGCGCTCGCCGCTGGTGCACCGCGTGCTCTACCGGCCGATCGACCGTGCAGCCGTGCGACCCGACCACAGCGACGTGCTCACCGTGCGTCGCGAGCTCGACTCGGAGGTGACGGCGCTGGAGAGCACCTTCGGCCTCCACCTGCGCGAGTCCTGGGGCTGGTAG
- a CDS encoding GumC domain-containing protein has translation MDHVTPAGLPRVSDYTAFARRHATLLLALVGLGLLGGLGVGLTRPGSYSATASVSLTPVPVYVMPTVDELAPPEVSIDTDAQLLRSPAVLSAVGEELGVSAARSEQHLSVTASAGTHVLHVTVTGTDPERVARAADAAATALVQVRRDALGSLTLDQIRQLRFLVIAQESLLAREQARRVVVASSDDLFTSLVELQTRLDELRAARAVPAQVVVPAPDRGTADYANTEVPATSGAALGLLAGCLAGIARDRSRGLRLPLRHEEHAHAAA, from the coding sequence ATGGACCACGTGACCCCTGCCGGCCTGCCGCGCGTCTCCGACTACACCGCGTTCGCGCGGCGGCACGCGACGCTGCTCCTCGCCCTCGTGGGGCTGGGCCTGCTGGGCGGGCTCGGCGTGGGCCTGACCCGCCCGGGCTCGTACTCGGCGACCGCGTCGGTGTCCCTGACGCCGGTCCCGGTCTACGTGATGCCCACGGTCGACGAGCTCGCGCCGCCCGAGGTCAGCATCGACACCGACGCCCAGCTGCTGCGCAGCCCCGCCGTGCTCTCGGCGGTCGGCGAGGAGCTCGGCGTCAGCGCGGCGCGCAGCGAGCAGCACCTGTCGGTGACCGCCTCGGCCGGGACCCACGTCCTCCACGTGACCGTCACCGGCACCGACCCGGAGCGCGTCGCACGCGCCGCGGACGCTGCCGCGACCGCGCTGGTGCAGGTGCGGCGCGACGCCCTCGGCTCGCTGACCCTCGACCAGATCCGCCAGCTCCGGTTCCTGGTGATCGCCCAGGAGAGCCTGCTCGCGCGCGAGCAGGCCCGGCGCGTCGTGGTCGCCTCGTCCGACGACCTGTTCACCTCGCTGGTCGAGCTGCAGACCCGCCTCGACGAGCTCCGGGCCGCCCGCGCGGTGCCGGCCCAGGTGGTCGTCCCGGCGCCCGACCGGGGCACGGCCGACTACGCCAACACCGAGGTCCCCGCCACGTCCGGAGCCGCCCTCGGGCTGCTCGCCGGCTGCCTGGCCGGCATTGCACGAGACCGATCGCGAGGCCTCCGCCTCCCGCTGCGCCACGAGGAGCACGCCCATGCAGCAGCCTGA
- a CDS encoding sulfotransferase family protein produces the protein MTIRSSMPHPVKTAGRVLSVGVGSATASHRQLPTFILVGAQRAGTTSLFRALMAHPLIHSANYHKGVNYFDVNYQRGFDWYQGHFPLRASLKARSRGVEGDPITFEASGYYMFHPCAPARMAEHLPDVRVLAMLRDPVERAWSAYKHEHARGFETEEFERALDLEDERLEGQAERMLADPLYQSSSHRHHAYVRRGHYAEQLARIGEHFPREQVHAVESESFFEHPEQTFAGILDFLGLPVVMPDRFDRWNGRPSAPMAATTRARLREHFAPHDDALGDFLGRRPAWTT, from the coding sequence ATGACCATCCGCAGCTCGATGCCCCACCCCGTCAAGACCGCAGGCCGCGTCCTGTCCGTCGGAGTCGGCTCCGCGACCGCGTCGCACCGCCAGCTCCCGACCTTCATCCTGGTCGGCGCGCAGCGGGCCGGGACGACGTCGCTGTTCCGGGCCCTGATGGCGCACCCGCTCATCCACTCCGCGAACTACCACAAGGGCGTCAACTACTTCGACGTCAACTACCAGCGCGGCTTCGACTGGTACCAGGGCCACTTCCCGCTGCGCGCGTCGCTCAAGGCGCGCTCCCGCGGCGTCGAGGGCGACCCGATCACCTTCGAGGCCAGCGGCTACTACATGTTCCACCCCTGCGCCCCGGCACGGATGGCCGAGCACCTGCCCGACGTGCGGGTGCTGGCGATGCTCCGCGACCCGGTCGAGCGCGCCTGGTCGGCCTACAAGCACGAGCACGCCCGCGGCTTCGAGACCGAGGAGTTCGAGCGCGCGCTCGACCTCGAGGACGAGCGGCTCGAGGGGCAGGCGGAGCGGATGCTCGCCGACCCGCTCTACCAGAGCTCCAGCCACCGCCACCACGCCTACGTGCGCCGCGGCCACTACGCCGAGCAGCTCGCGCGGATCGGCGAGCACTTCCCCCGCGAGCAGGTGCACGCGGTCGAGAGCGAGTCGTTCTTCGAGCACCCGGAGCAGACCTTCGCCGGCATCCTCGACTTCCTCGGGCTGCCGGTGGTGATGCCCGACCGCTTCGACCGGTGGAACGGGCGACCCAGCGCGCCGATGGCCGCGACGACCCGCGCCCGCCTGCGCGAGCACTTCGCGCCCCACGACGACGCGCTCGGCGACTTCCTGGGGCGGCGGCCTGCATGGACCACGTGA
- a CDS encoding glycosyltransferase family protein, whose translation MDEAVIEPGERRSGPVLLVSTQGGHLTHLLALRPWWEGRDRLWVCPATPDVLDRLGGERLRPSYHPTTRNVPNLLRNAFLAVRVLLRERPAIVVSAGAGVAVPFFVLAWLMRIPTVFIEVYDRVDTPTMTGRLCGPFTTRRLVQWQSQLEFYPDAHLVGPLL comes from the coding sequence ATGGACGAAGCGGTCATCGAACCCGGGGAGCGGCGGAGCGGTCCGGTGCTGCTCGTGAGCACCCAGGGCGGGCACCTGACGCACCTGCTGGCCCTGCGCCCGTGGTGGGAGGGACGCGACCGGCTCTGGGTCTGTCCGGCCACCCCCGACGTGCTGGACCGGCTCGGGGGCGAGCGGCTGCGGCCGTCGTACCACCCGACCACCCGCAACGTGCCGAACCTGCTGCGCAACGCCTTCCTCGCGGTCCGCGTCCTGCTCCGCGAGCGCCCGGCGATCGTGGTCAGCGCCGGAGCCGGCGTCGCGGTGCCGTTCTTCGTGCTCGCCTGGCTGATGCGCATCCCGACGGTCTTCATCGAGGTCTACGACCGGGTCGACACCCCGACCATGACGGGCCGCCTGTGCGGGCCGTTCACCACCCGGCGCCTGGTCCAGTGGCAGAGCCAGCTGGAGTTCTACCCGGACGCCCACCTCGTCGGACCGCTGCTGTGA
- a CDS encoding LamG-like jellyroll fold domain-containing protein, whose protein sequence is MRTSTTIPALAVLALLAAGCGATGTEPPERASVPPAAAPAIDTRGAELWLSFDEQQPGFDGSPEYGDAQGGLISGKVVTANGGEVGVVAGAAGRGDALEFPDVCDDSTGCPRAMVEVPADPALDPGDRAFSYGASVRLPVERTAIGSNIVQSGRYGSEGGQWKLQVDGEEGLPSCILRSGDDIVKIRSETSVADDAWHRVVCRRDADGVSIEVDGDVRRKGVALGAVHTGMPVRIGSPGVGDDDDQFHGSVDDVVIDVDAG, encoded by the coding sequence GTGAGGACCTCCACGACGATCCCCGCGCTGGCGGTGCTGGCGCTGCTCGCGGCCGGGTGCGGCGCCACCGGCACGGAGCCCCCGGAGCGCGCGTCGGTCCCGCCGGCGGCCGCGCCGGCCATCGACACCCGCGGCGCCGAGCTGTGGCTGTCGTTCGACGAGCAGCAGCCCGGCTTCGACGGCTCCCCGGAGTACGGCGACGCCCAGGGCGGGCTGATCTCCGGCAAGGTCGTGACCGCCAACGGCGGCGAGGTCGGCGTGGTCGCGGGTGCGGCGGGCCGCGGGGACGCGCTGGAGTTCCCGGACGTCTGCGACGACAGCACCGGCTGTCCACGCGCGATGGTCGAGGTGCCGGCCGACCCCGCCCTCGACCCGGGCGACCGGGCGTTCTCCTACGGCGCCAGCGTGCGGCTCCCGGTCGAGCGGACCGCGATCGGCTCCAACATCGTGCAGAGCGGCCGCTACGGCTCCGAGGGGGGCCAGTGGAAGCTCCAGGTCGACGGCGAGGAGGGGCTGCCCAGCTGCATCCTGCGCTCCGGCGACGACATCGTGAAGATCCGGTCGGAGACCTCCGTGGCCGACGACGCCTGGCACCGGGTGGTCTGCCGGCGCGACGCCGACGGGGTCAGCATCGAGGTCGACGGCGACGTGCGTCGCAAGGGCGTCGCGCTCGGCGCCGTCCACACCGGCATGCCGGTGCGGATCGGCAGCCCCGGCGTCGGTGACGACGACGACCAGTTCCACGGCTCGGTCGACGACGTCGTCATCGACGTCGACGCCGGCTGA
- a CDS encoding protein kinase family protein, whose translation MSAPAPTASASYAAEVTRLLWPEPWEAPRMTRSRRRGPAGPGTRDVYLFPSGGRPRLLVPADLPGSSVMVRRLGGSRAGLVGPARRVLERSLRSPAFPLLGWPRLTVSGGGPDADSIERHLGASLGTDVRVGVLLGTRRVNQKPVLQVFASDGSVLGYAKVGHNDLTADLVRREAQALASVAAHRPRTFRVPEVLHHGRWSGLEVLVMSALPSGGRASEHQRLAAAREVADLDGRTLTTLADSEHLTRLLERVLGVGGGTGGAAAERVLDAVEVLAERHGGDVVALGGWHGDWGHWNMGVTDGVLHVWDWERHEPRVPVGFDELHFAAQSVRPGQRAAAQQQRSFLASVDGLLAALDVPSERRHLTLLLYLADMATRYLEALEHGATPALRLRTDWITSLLEDQLREPRPVPNGAP comes from the coding sequence GTGAGCGCGCCCGCACCGACCGCGTCCGCGTCCTACGCCGCGGAGGTCACTCGCCTGCTGTGGCCCGAGCCCTGGGAGGCGCCCCGGATGACGCGGTCCCGGCGCCGCGGTCCGGCCGGCCCCGGCACCCGCGACGTCTACCTCTTCCCGAGCGGCGGCCGGCCGCGCCTGCTGGTGCCCGCCGACCTGCCCGGCTCCTCGGTGATGGTCCGTCGCCTGGGCGGGTCGCGCGCCGGTCTGGTCGGGCCCGCCCGGCGGGTGCTCGAGCGCTCGCTGCGCTCGCCGGCCTTCCCGCTGCTCGGGTGGCCACGGCTGACCGTGAGCGGCGGCGGCCCCGACGCCGACTCGATCGAGCGGCACCTCGGCGCCAGCCTCGGCACCGACGTCCGCGTCGGCGTCCTGCTCGGGACGCGCCGGGTCAACCAGAAGCCGGTCCTGCAGGTGTTCGCCTCCGACGGCTCGGTGCTCGGCTACGCCAAGGTCGGCCACAACGACCTCACCGCCGACCTGGTGCGCCGCGAGGCGCAGGCGCTGGCGTCGGTGGCCGCGCACCGCCCGCGCACCTTCCGGGTCCCCGAGGTCCTGCACCACGGCCGCTGGTCCGGGCTCGAGGTGCTGGTGATGTCGGCCCTCCCGTCGGGCGGCCGGGCGTCGGAGCACCAGCGGCTCGCCGCGGCCCGCGAGGTCGCGGACCTCGACGGCCGGACCCTGACGACGCTCGCCGACAGCGAGCACCTCACCCGCCTGCTCGAGCGGGTGCTCGGGGTCGGCGGCGGCACCGGTGGCGCCGCGGCCGAGCGCGTGCTCGACGCCGTCGAGGTGCTCGCCGAGCGGCACGGCGGCGACGTCGTCGCGCTGGGTGGCTGGCACGGCGACTGGGGCCACTGGAACATGGGCGTCACCGACGGCGTGCTGCACGTCTGGGACTGGGAGCGCCACGAGCCCCGGGTGCCGGTCGGCTTCGACGAGCTGCACTTCGCCGCCCAGTCCGTACGCCCCGGCCAGCGGGCCGCCGCCCAGCAGCAGCGTTCCTTCCTGGCCTCCGTCGACGGGCTGCTCGCCGCGCTCGACGTGCCGTCCGAGCGACGCCACCTCACCCTCCTGCTCTACCTCGCCGACATGGCCACCCGCTACCTCGAGGCCCTCGAGCACGGCGCCACGCCCGCCCTCCGGCTCCGCACGGACTGGATCACCTCGCTCCTCGAGGACCAGCTGCGCGAGCCCCGACCCGTACCGAACGGAGCACCATGA
- a CDS encoding GrpB family protein, with translation MTDADTPNELGLRRGALALHAYSESWPALFAAERSVLLAHLSPWVVDVEHVGSTAIPGLEAKPLIDMQAGIRDLAEVRVVVPVLTGLGYHYMSDRVYDTYVFLPKGPESRRTHHLNLVQHDSDEWRTRLRFRDALRADPALAARYLDLKRSLAARHLGDRASYTAAKASFIQAVLRDHP, from the coding sequence GTGACTGACGCGGACACACCCAACGAACTGGGGCTCCGGCGCGGTGCGCTTGCGCTGCACGCGTACAGCGAGTCGTGGCCAGCGCTGTTTGCGGCGGAGCGGTCAGTCCTTCTGGCACACCTGTCGCCGTGGGTAGTGGACGTAGAGCACGTAGGGAGCACAGCGATACCTGGGCTGGAGGCCAAACCCCTCATTGACATGCAGGCTGGAATCCGAGACCTCGCAGAGGTACGCGTGGTGGTCCCCGTGTTGACGGGACTCGGCTACCACTACATGTCTGACCGCGTGTACGACACTTATGTCTTCCTCCCGAAAGGACCGGAGTCGCGCCGTACGCATCACCTCAACCTCGTGCAGCACGACTCCGACGAGTGGCGCACACGACTTCGGTTTCGGGACGCTCTCCGCGCTGACCCAGCGCTGGCCGCGCGATACCTGGACCTGAAACGCAGCCTGGCTGCCCGGCACTTAGGCGACCGCGCGTCCTACACCGCAGCAAAGGCGTCCTTCATTCAGGCGGTGCTTCGAGACCACCCCTAG
- a CDS encoding glycosyltransferase family 2 protein, with product MTAEHASPLADPAAPLVSVVVPTHGRPELLRETLATIIGQDYAGPMEVLVVHDGEPEDLGLAGLSRPGRQVRTTVNARTRGLCGARNTGVAETHGSLVASCDDDDLWAPSKVRKQVERLLADPSLLVVGTGIRLLMGGQRGDVEWPATEAVVSHDRLLQNRVKELHSSNLMMRREAFDSVGPYDEDLPHGYGEDYDWLLRASRVGGVGVVQETLADIRKDIPSWFRDRWVNTATALEYLLAKHPDFGDHRRGHARILGQIAYARANAGERRARRRIAGRALRAATPPCPTPGSRSPPPGRATTTAC from the coding sequence GTGACCGCCGAGCACGCATCACCGCTGGCCGACCCGGCCGCCCCGCTGGTCAGTGTCGTCGTCCCGACGCACGGACGACCCGAGCTGCTGCGCGAGACGCTGGCGACCATCATCGGCCAGGACTACGCGGGCCCGATGGAGGTCCTCGTCGTCCACGACGGCGAGCCCGAGGACCTCGGCCTCGCCGGCCTCTCGCGACCGGGCCGCCAGGTCCGCACCACCGTCAACGCCCGCACCCGCGGCCTGTGCGGGGCCCGGAACACCGGCGTCGCGGAGACCCACGGCAGCCTGGTCGCCAGCTGCGACGACGACGACCTGTGGGCGCCCAGCAAGGTCCGCAAGCAGGTCGAGCGGCTGCTCGCCGACCCGTCGCTGCTCGTCGTCGGCACCGGCATCCGGCTGCTCATGGGCGGCCAGCGCGGCGACGTCGAGTGGCCCGCCACCGAGGCGGTCGTCTCCCACGACCGGCTGCTGCAGAACCGGGTGAAGGAGCTGCACAGCTCCAACCTGATGATGCGCCGCGAGGCGTTCGACAGCGTCGGCCCCTACGACGAGGACCTCCCGCACGGCTACGGCGAGGACTACGACTGGCTGCTGCGCGCGAGCCGCGTGGGCGGCGTGGGCGTCGTGCAGGAGACGCTGGCCGACATCCGTAAGGACATCCCGTCGTGGTTCCGCGACCGCTGGGTCAACACGGCGACGGCGCTGGAGTACCTCCTCGCCAAGCACCCCGACTTCGGCGACCACCGCCGCGGCCACGCCCGGATCCTCGGCCAGATCGCCTACGCCCGCGCCAACGCGGGCGAGCGGCGCGCGCGCCGCCGCATCGCCGGCCGCGCCCTGCGCGCCGCCACCCCGCCGTGCCCCACGCCTGGCTCGCGCTCGCCGCCGCCGGGCCGGGCGACCACCACCGCATGCTGA
- a CDS encoding glycosyltransferase, whose amino-acid sequence MSALVLALAGTDHHPFARLVEWMDAAAARRPDVRFVVQHGAGPAPRVAEGHGFLAHDHLSRLVQEADAVVCHGGPGTIMDARAAGHVPLCVPRDPRLGEHVDDHQQRFVAVVGEVGLVRPVTSLEGFLTDVDGVLLLGRGGLASEAGDRARRAALTLAARELDELTTVRPMRIPRPRRSRTVLPSGDR is encoded by the coding sequence GTGAGCGCGCTCGTCCTGGCCCTCGCCGGCACCGACCACCACCCGTTCGCGCGGCTGGTCGAGTGGATGGACGCCGCCGCGGCCCGGCGGCCCGACGTGCGGTTCGTCGTGCAGCACGGCGCCGGCCCGGCCCCCCGCGTGGCCGAGGGGCACGGCTTCCTCGCCCACGACCACCTCTCCCGCCTCGTGCAGGAGGCCGACGCCGTGGTCTGCCACGGCGGGCCCGGCACCATCATGGACGCCCGCGCCGCCGGCCACGTGCCGCTGTGCGTGCCGCGCGACCCGCGCCTCGGCGAGCACGTCGACGACCACCAGCAGCGCTTCGTCGCCGTCGTCGGCGAGGTCGGCCTGGTCCGTCCGGTCACCAGCCTCGAGGGCTTCCTCACCGACGTCGACGGCGTGCTGCTGCTCGGTCGCGGCGGTCTCGCCAGCGAGGCCGGCGACCGCGCCCGCCGGGCGGCGCTGACCCTCGCCGCTCGTGAGCTCGACGAGCTCACCACCGTCCGCCCGATGCGGATCCCGCGGCCCCGACGGAGCCGGACGGTCCTCCCGTCCGGCGACCGCTGA